The sequence below is a genomic window from Streptomyces sp. NBC_00289.
AGGGCGGCTGCAACCCGGCCTGGGACAGCACCCGTCCCCTCACCGGCGGCACCGACCAGAGCGTGATCAACCAGATCCGCTCCGCGGGCGGCGACATCGTGCCCTCGTTCGGCGGCTGGCAGGGCAGCAAGCTCGGCGCCAACTGCTCCTCGGCGGGCGCGCTCGCCGGCGCCCTGCAGAAGGTCATCGACGCCTACGGCCTCAAGGCGATCGACATGGACATCGAGAACACCGACGAGTTCGAGAACGCCACCGTCCAGGACCGCATCCTGACCGCCCTGAAGACGGTCAAGGCCAACAACCCCGGCCTGAGGACGATCGTCACCTTCGGCACCACGACGACCGGCCCCACGTACTGGGGCAACCGGCTCATCGAGCAGGCCAGGGCGCTCGACGCCGGCATCGACGTCTTCACGATCATGCCGTTCGACTTCGGCGGCGGCTCCGACATGTACGGCAACACCGTGAACGCGGCGGAGGGCCTCAAGACCAAGCTGAAGTCGACCTTCGGCTGGGACGACGCGACCGCCTACGCGCACATCGGCATCTCCGGCATGAACGGCCTGTCCGACCAGCAGGAGAACACCACGCCGGCGATCTGGACCCAGATCCGCGACTGGTCCAACAGCCACCACATCGCGCGCCTCGCCTTCTGGTCGGTCAACCGTGACCGCCCGTGCGCGGGCGGCGGTGTGGTGAGCAACTGCTCCGGCATCAACCAGAGCAACTGGCAGTTCACCTCGATCACGGCCGGCTTCACCGGCTGACCGGCGGCAGGGCAGGCGTGGGGGTTCCCGGACCGGGCCCCCACGCCTGCCGTGCGCCCTCGGGTCAGAACCGGCCCGAGCCGCGGTACAGCTCCAGCTCCCCGTCCAGCTCGACCTTGAGGACCGTGGCGTGCGGGTCGAGGTCGGACCCGGCGGGCGGGTCGATGAACAGCACCCCGACGGCCTCGTGCAGCCCGCCGACGACCCGGTGGTCGAGGCGGGTACCCGTGCCGAGCACCGTGACCCGGCCGACCGGCGTCACGAGACCGCGTACGCCGATCTCCGAGCGCGGGATGTCGAACAGGGTGAGGTAGAGGGTGCGGCCGTCGGCGGACAGGGTGCTGGGGCCGTAGTGGTGCCCGGCCGGGAGCCCTCGCACCGTCCCGTACACGGCCTCCGCGTGCTTGCGGATCCACTCCCCCAGGCCTTCGAGACGCTCGACCTGCGGCTGCGGGATGGTGCCGTCCTCCATCGGGCCGACGTCCAGGAGCAGGTTGCCGCCCCCGCCGATGGTCTCGCTGAAGTAGCGGATCAGCTGGGCGAGCGACTTGTGGTTGTGGTCGTGGTGCTGGTAGCCCCACGAGTCGTTGATGGTCAGGCACAACTCCCAGGGACCCGCCGGGGGTTCGATGGGGGCACCTTGTTCGGGGGTGGCGTAGTCGCCCTCGCTGAGCATGCGTGCGTTGAAGACGACGTCGGGCGAGTACGAGCGGACGAGAGCGGCCAGTTCGGGAATGCGCCACTGCTCCTCGCTGCGGTCCCACTCGCCGTCGAACCACATCAGGTCGGGCCGGTAACGGGAGGCGAGTTCGCGGATCTGGCCGTCACGGTAGGCGATGAACCGCTCCCAGGCGTCGAGGTCCTCGTCCTCGGCCGCGACCTCGGAGTAGCGGTTGTCCTCCTGCTCCGGCGGACGGCCCGGCTTGCGGGTGGAGGCGTAGTCGGGGTGGTTCCAGTCGGAGTGCGAGTAGTAGAGGCCGACCTTGAGGTTCTTCTCGCGCAGGGCCTCGGCGTAGCCGGTGAGGTAGTCGCGGCCCAGGTTGAGGTCGCCGTACTCGGTGTCCCACAGCGCGACGCCGTCGTGGTGGCGGCTGGTGAGGACGGCATACCGGGCGCCCGCGCGGGCGAAGAGGTCGGCCCAGGCGCGCGGGTCGTAGCGGGCGCCCGTGAAGCGGTCGAGCTGGGACATGTAGCGGTCGTGCGGCACGATGTCGTCGTAGAACGACCAGGACTCCTGGACGCCGTCGACGGCGTAGATCCCCCAGTGAACGAAGATCCCCAACTTGGCGTCGGTGAACCACGGCTGCATGGGCATGGCTGAACTCCTCGACAGGACAGGTCGGTTCACTGCTCGGGGGGCGGGCGCGGCGTACCGCGCCCGCCCCGGGAGGCCGGCGGGCGGCCGACCGGGCCGCTACCGGACGCCGGCGCCGCGCCGCAGACGGAGCGTCAGGATCTGGAAGGGGCGCAGCGAGAGGGCGACGGTGTCGCCGTCGGCCCGAGCCTCCTCCAGCGGCCGCTCCAGCAGGTCGGTGACCTGGGCGCCGGCCAGCGGGAAGCCGGTCCGCAGCACTCCCGTCGCGCGGCCGCCGCGCGACTCGTAGAGACGGACGACGACGTCACCGGACGCGTCGTCGGCGAGCTTCACCGCCTCGACGGTCAGGCCCTCGCCGTCCACCGATACGACCGGCTCCGGTGTGCCCGCCGAATCCGCCACCCGCAGCGGGAGGTTGAGGGCGTAGCCGGCCGCGACCGCGTCGCCGACGGTGGCGCCCGGGAGCAGGGAGTAGGTGAACCGGTGCCGGCCCTGGTCGGCCTCCGGGTCCGGCACACGCGGGGCGCGGACCAGGCTCAGGGCGACCGTGGTCGTCGTACCGCCGTCCTCGCGGACGGTGCGGGTGACGTCGTGGCCGTACGTCGAGTCGTTGATGACCGCGACGCCGTACCCGGGTTCGCCGAGGTGTACCCAGCGGTGCCCGGAGACCTCGAAGCGGGCCGCCTCCCAGGTGGTGTTGGTGTGGGTGGGGCGCTGGACGTGGCCGAACTGGATCTCGGCCGAGGAGTGCGGGGCGCGGATGTCCACCGGGAAGGCCGCCTTGAGGATCTTCTCGGCCTCGTGCCAGTCGATGTCGGTCTCGATGTCGATGCGGGGGCTGCCGGCCCGGAGGGTGATCGTCTGGGTGATCCGTGATCCCTTGCCGAACGAGCGCGTGACGCGGATCGCGCCGAGCAGCGGATCCTCCTCGACCACGGCCACCGAGTCCGCTTCCAGGAGGTCGGTGTAGCGGTTGCGGTAGTGCTTGTCGATGTCCCAGGCGTCCCAGTAGTTGGGCAGGTCCGTGTGGAGGCGCAGTAGGTTGCCCGGGGCGGCGAGGACTTCGCGGTCGGCCCGTAGATCGTATGCGGACGACAGTGTGCCGTCCTCCGCCACCTCCACCCGGACCAGGCCGTTGTCGAGGACCCGGCCGGAGACCGTCACCGGCTGCGGCGGTTCGGCCGCGGCCAGGGGCGCGCTGCCGCTCGCGGGCACCTCCACGTAGGCGGGTGCGCCCGCGGAGGTGCGGACCACCTCGGCACGGTCGTACGGGCTGGTGTTGAACACCCGGCTGCCGCCGTCGCCCAGAGCCGCGATCGCCTCGCCGGTCAGCGCTTCCAGCTCCTGGGCCACCCGCGCGTACTCGGCCTCCGCCTCCCGGTGCACCCAGGCGATCGAGGAGCCCGGCAGGATGTCGTGGAACTGGTGCAGCAGCACCGTCTTCCACAGCCGGTCCAGCTTCTCGTACGGATAGGCGTAGCCCGGGGCGTGCAGCGCGGCCGTCGTCGCCCACAACTCGGCCTCGCGCAGCTTGTGTTCACTGCGCCGGTTGCCCTGCTTGGTGCGGGCCTGGGAGGTGTAGGTGGCGCGGTGCAGTTCCAGGTAGAGCTCGCCGACCCAGACCGGGGCGTCCGGGTACTCGTCCCGGGCGGCCTGGAAGAACGCGTCGGGGTGTTCGACGACGACCTTCGGCGAGCCTTCCAGGTCGGCGAGCCGGCGCGCGCGTTCCATGATCTCGCGGGTGGGGCCGCCGCCGCCGTCGCCCCAGCCGAAGGGCGCGAGGGAGCGGGTACCGCCGCCCTTCTCCGAGTAGTTGCGCACCGCGCGGTCCATCTCCTCGCCGCTGAACCGGGCGTTGTAGGTGTCGACCGGCGGGAAGTGGGTGAAGATGCGGGTGCCGTCGATGCCCTCCCACCAGAAGGTGTGGTGGGGGAACTTGTTCGTCTGGTTCCAGGAGATCTTCTGGGTCAGGAACCAGTCGTTTCCGGCGAGCTTGGCGAGCTGCGGGTAGGCGGCGTTGTAGCCGAAGGAGTCCGGCAGCCAGACGCCTTTGGTCTCCACACCGAAGTGCTCGATGAAGAACCGCTTGCCGTGGACGAACTGCCGGGCTACCGCCTCGCCGCCGGGCAGGTTGCCGTCGGCCTCGACCCACATGCCGCCGACGGGCGCCCACTGGCCCTTCTTCACCGACTCCTGGATGCGCGCCCAGACCTGGGGGTAGTTGTCGCGGACCCATTCGTACTGCTGGGCCTGGGAGCAGGCGAAGATGAAGTCGTCGTACTCGTCGGCGAGCGAGGTGACGTTGGAGAAGGTGCGGGACGTCTTGCGCTTGGTCTCGCGGATGGGCCACAGCCAGGCGGAGTCGATGTGCGCGTGCCCGACGCCGGAGACGGTGTGCGCGCTGGCGTGCGCGGGCCTGGCGAGGACGGGCGCGAGCACCTCGCGGACGGCCGCCGCGCTGCCGGAGACGTCGTCCAGGTCCAGGGTGTCCATGGCCCGGTCCAGGGCGTGCATGATCTCGTGCCGGCGCGGTTCGTGCTCACCGAGGTGGACCATCAGTTCGCGCAGTACCTGGAGGTCCAGGTCGAGGTGCCAGACCTGCTCGTCGAGGACGGCGATGTCGGCCCGCCCGAAGGTGTACAGCGGTTTGTCGCCCGCCGTCAGGACGTCGCCGAGCGGGGTCGGCTGCGCGAATCCGTTCGCGAGGATGTCGGGGTTGGAGGCCGCCTCGACCAGGTAGTCGACGCTCTCCCCGCCGACGGCCGGGTTGGCGATCGGCACGTACTGGTTGAGCGGGTTGACCGCCTTGAGGGGCGTTCCGTCGGTGCGGTGGACCAGGGCCTCGGCCTGGTTGCCGGGCCAGTCGCCGACGAAGCCGAGGTCGATGACCGCCTCGACGCGCCGGCCCGCCCACTCGGCGGGCACCCGGCCGCGCATGCGGAACCAGGTCGTGCCCCAGGGCGGCCCCCACGGGGTGTCCATCGCGAAGGGCTCGTACGGGGCGGCCGCGGCCTCCTCGAAGGGGACCGGCTCTCCCGGCGCCTGCCAGGCCTCGACCTCGAAGGGAACGCTGGCCGCGTAGATCGCGGGCTTGACGCGCTGGGTGTGGACGCGCTCGACGCGCTCCTCGATCCGTCGGCGTTCGTCGTGCATGGGAGTCTCCAGGAAGGCAGGGAGCCAGAGGGGGAGCCGGAAGGCCGGAAAGCGCCAGCAGGCCGGAAAGCGCTTACTAACCGCGCCTACTCAAGGTACGCCAGGCCGGGATGGACGTCGGTGTAGCCCTCGACCAGCCTGCGGGCCACGTTCACCGAGTCGACGAGCGGGTGCAGCGCGAACGCCTTCACCGCCGTCGTACGGGATCCGGACTCGGCCGCGGCCAGCACCTCCCGCTCGACCGCCTTGACCGAGCAGACGAGGCCGGTGGCGTGGTCGGGCAGCGGGTCGACCGCGACCGGATGCGCGCCGTTGGCGTCGACGTGACACGGCACCTCGATGACGGCGTCCGTGTCGAGGACCGAGAGGGTGCCCTGGTTGCGCACGTTGAGGATCAGCGTGGTGCGTTCGTCGCGGGCGATGGCCCGCATCAGGGCGAGGGCCACCTTCTCGTAGCCGCCGGAGAGGTCGTCGGCGTCGCGTTCACCGGCGCCCGCGGTCTCCCGGTTCTCGGCCATGTAGGTCGCCTCGCGCTCGGCGCGGGTGCGGTCCCAGGTGGTCAGGGCGGCCGCGTCCGGGCGGCGCATCTCGTCGTAGAAGCGTGCCTGCTGGTCGCGCAGGAAGGCGCCGCGGGTCTTGTCGGCCTGCTGGTAGGCGCGTACGGCTTCCCGGTTGAAGTAGTAGTAGTGCAGGTACTCGTTGGGGATCGCGCCGAGCGACTGCAGCCAGTCGACGCCGAACAGCTTGCCCTCCTCGAAGGAGCCGAGCAGGTCGGGGTCGGCGAGCAGCCGCGGCAGCTCGTCGCGGCCCGCCACGCGCAGACCGCGGACCCAGCCGAGGTGGTTGAGACCGACGTAGTCGATCCACGCCTCCTGCGGGTTCGCGCCGAGCATGCGGGCGATACGGCGGCCGAGGCCGACCGGCGAGTCACAGATGCCGATGACGCGGTCGCCGAGGTGGCGGGACATGGCCTCGGTGACGAGTCCGGCCGGGTTGGTGAAGTTGATGACCCAGGCGTCGGGGGCCAGGCGGGCCACCCGGCGGGCGATGTCGACCGCGACCGGCACGGTCCGCAGTCCGTAGGCGATGCCGCCGGCGCCGACCGTCTCCTGGCCCAGGACGCCTTCCGCGAGCGCCACCCGCTCGTCGTTCGCGCGGCCCTCCAGGCCGCCGACGCGGATCGCGGAGAACACGAAGTCGGCGCCGCGCAGCGCCTCGTCCAGGTCGGTGGTGGCGGTGACGCGGGGGGCGTCGGGCACGGTCGACGCCTGTTCAGCCAATACACGGGCGACTGCATACAGTCGGCTGTCGTCCAGATCGTGCAGAACGACTTCCGTGACCCGGCCCTCGCCGCGGTCCGTCAGCAGCGCGCCGTACACGAGCGGCACCCGGAATCCGCCGCCGCCCAGAATCGTCAGCTTCACGCCGCACCCGCCTTTCCTGGTTCTCCGGCCAGGACCACGTCGACGCCCGCCTCCTCCAGGGAGGACCGCGTCGCCGGGTTCACCGGCCCGTTCGTCACCACCACGTCCAGGTCCTCGGGACCGCAGACCTTCGCCATGCCCGTACCCGGGAACTTCGCCGAGTCGGCGAGCAGGACGGTCCTGTCACTGCTTTTGATCATGGCCCGTTTGACCGGAACCTCGACCACCGTCGTGTCCATCACCTGCCCGCCGGGGCGCACACCGCTGGTGCCGAGGAAGAGCCAGTCGGCGTGCAGCTGGCGCAGGTTGTCCTCGGTGAGGAAGCCGACCAGGGAGCGGTAGTCGCGGCGGACCACACCGCCGAGCAGCACCAGCTCGATGCCCTCGTCGTCGGCGAGTTCCTCGTAGACGACCAGGTTGCTGGTGATCACGGTGAGCCGGCGGCCGTGCAGCTGCCGGGCCAGGCGGTAGGCGGTGGTGCCGATGTCGAGCAGTACCGACTGGCCGTCCGCGACCATCCGGGCGGCGTGCGCGGCTATGGCGTCCTTCTCCGCCACGCGCACCTCGGCGACCTCGGCGAAGGGCTGGTCGCCCTCGTCGGCGACGGCCCCGCCGTGCACCCGGGTGAGCAGACCGTCCTCCTCGAGTCTGAGCAGGTCACGCCTGATGGTGGCGGGGCTCACACCGAGCTGCTCGGAGAGGTCGGTCACAGCCGCGGGGCCGCCCGAGCGCAGGGCCCGCAGGATGAG
It includes:
- a CDS encoding 6-phospho-beta-glucosidase, translated to MKLTILGGGGFRVPLVYGALLTDRGEGRVTEVVLHDLDDSRLYAVARVLAEQASTVPDAPRVTATTDLDEALRGADFVFSAIRVGGLEGRANDERVALAEGVLGQETVGAGGIAYGLRTVPVAVDIARRVARLAPDAWVINFTNPAGLVTEAMSRHLGDRVIGICDSPVGLGRRIARMLGANPQEAWIDYVGLNHLGWVRGLRVAGRDELPRLLADPDLLGSFEEGKLFGVDWLQSLGAIPNEYLHYYYFNREAVRAYQQADKTRGAFLRDQQARFYDEMRRPDAAALTTWDRTRAEREATYMAENRETAGAGERDADDLSGGYEKVALALMRAIARDERTTLILNVRNQGTLSVLDTDAVIEVPCHVDANGAHPVAVDPLPDHATGLVCSVKAVEREVLAAAESGSRTTAVKAFALHPLVDSVNVARRLVEGYTDVHPGLAYLE
- a CDS encoding alpha-mannosidase; amino-acid sequence: MHDERRRIEERVERVHTQRVKPAIYAASVPFEVEAWQAPGEPVPFEEAAAAPYEPFAMDTPWGPPWGTTWFRMRGRVPAEWAGRRVEAVIDLGFVGDWPGNQAEALVHRTDGTPLKAVNPLNQYVPIANPAVGGESVDYLVEAASNPDILANGFAQPTPLGDVLTAGDKPLYTFGRADIAVLDEQVWHLDLDLQVLRELMVHLGEHEPRRHEIMHALDRAMDTLDLDDVSGSAAAVREVLAPVLARPAHASAHTVSGVGHAHIDSAWLWPIRETKRKTSRTFSNVTSLADEYDDFIFACSQAQQYEWVRDNYPQVWARIQESVKKGQWAPVGGMWVEADGNLPGGEAVARQFVHGKRFFIEHFGVETKGVWLPDSFGYNAAYPQLAKLAGNDWFLTQKISWNQTNKFPHHTFWWEGIDGTRIFTHFPPVDTYNARFSGEEMDRAVRNYSEKGGGTRSLAPFGWGDGGGGPTREIMERARRLADLEGSPKVVVEHPDAFFQAARDEYPDAPVWVGELYLELHRATYTSQARTKQGNRRSEHKLREAELWATTAALHAPGYAYPYEKLDRLWKTVLLHQFHDILPGSSIAWVHREAEAEYARVAQELEALTGEAIAALGDGGSRVFNTSPYDRAEVVRTSAGAPAYVEVPASGSAPLAAAEPPQPVTVSGRVLDNGLVRVEVAEDGTLSSAYDLRADREVLAAPGNLLRLHTDLPNYWDAWDIDKHYRNRYTDLLEADSVAVVEEDPLLGAIRVTRSFGKGSRITQTITLRAGSPRIDIETDIDWHEAEKILKAAFPVDIRAPHSSAEIQFGHVQRPTHTNTTWEAARFEVSGHRWVHLGEPGYGVAVINDSTYGHDVTRTVREDGGTTTTVALSLVRAPRVPDPEADQGRHRFTYSLLPGATVGDAVAAGYALNLPLRVADSAGTPEPVVSVDGEGLTVEAVKLADDASGDVVVRLYESRGGRATGVLRTGFPLAGAQVTDLLERPLEEARADGDTVALSLRPFQILTLRLRRGAGVR
- a CDS encoding DeoR/GlpR family DNA-binding transcription regulator produces the protein MLAERRHQLILRALRSGGPAAVTDLSEQLGVSPATIRRDLLRLEEDGLLTRVHGGAVADEGDQPFAEVAEVRVAEKDAIAAHAARMVADGQSVLLDIGTTAYRLARQLHGRRLTVITSNLVVYEELADDEGIELVLLGGVVRRDYRSLVGFLTEDNLRQLHADWLFLGTSGVRPGGQVMDTTVVEVPVKRAMIKSSDRTVLLADSAKFPGTGMAKVCGPEDLDVVVTNGPVNPATRSSLEEAGVDVVLAGEPGKAGAA
- a CDS encoding alpha-L-fucosidase; this translates as MPMQPWFTDAKLGIFVHWGIYAVDGVQESWSFYDDIVPHDRYMSQLDRFTGARYDPRAWADLFARAGARYAVLTSRHHDGVALWDTEYGDLNLGRDYLTGYAEALREKNLKVGLYYSHSDWNHPDYASTRKPGRPPEQEDNRYSEVAAEDEDLDAWERFIAYRDGQIRELASRYRPDLMWFDGEWDRSEEQWRIPELAALVRSYSPDVVFNARMLSEGDYATPEQGAPIEPPAGPWELCLTINDSWGYQHHDHNHKSLAQLIRYFSETIGGGGNLLLDVGPMEDGTIPQPQVERLEGLGEWIRKHAEAVYGTVRGLPAGHHYGPSTLSADGRTLYLTLFDIPRSEIGVRGLVTPVGRVTVLGTGTRLDHRVVGGLHEAVGVLFIDPPAGSDLDPHATVLKVELDGELELYRGSGRF